AATATCGTCGTCTTCACCTGAGGAATAGAGGAAGTATACGGACGGAGTGAACATATCCATGGCGTAGTCGACGCCGATGTCGAAGTAGTACCCGTCCCGGTCCATCGCACTGGTGTCACCGTCAACCTGGCCGTAAATGAACTGACCTTTGATGGTCAGTGGATCAAAGAGGTCGATGCCGAAAGGCAGGCCGACCCAATAGGCCTCTGCTTCATCAGAGTGTGTATTCCATGTGCTTGTGTCGAGGTCGTTGCTCAGCTGGGTGGCGAATGTGCCCAGGCCCATGCCCCAGTTTTGGAAATCGTTGATATCCAGGCCGGGCTCGCTGTTTTCTCCGATCCAGGAGTAGATAAAGTAGGGTTCGACATTCCAGCCGTCCATGCTGATGGGCAGGGACAGCAGGGATGCATCGAGCTGGTCTCCGCTGAGGTCGTCATCATCAACGTCGTGGATCCGGCTTTGATCGCTGGCTCGGATATATCCGGCGGTCAGGCTGACCCGGTCGGTGACCGGCACGTTCATGAACGCCCCGGGCATATCTCCGGCCAGAACCGGAGTGCCGAACGGACCTCCGGGAGCCACCCATCCGGACAGACCCACGTTGAAGGTCACATCAGTGTTCGGCCAGGCAAAGTCAAGCTGGGCCCGCTTGACCTCTATCACACCTGCCTCGTCGTTGCCGAAACCGCTTTCTCCTTCCCAGCCCCAGCCGCTGGAGATCTCGTAGGCGACCGTGGCCGAGAGATTCTCATTTGCCGCGTATTCAAAGTACTGCCGCAACTCCTGGTTGATCATCTGCTCATCGCCTTCGCCTTCCTCAAATCCGTAGTTGTCCACAAAGCTCATCACCGCCTTGAAGGACCCGTATGTGGATATATCTGGCATGTCTTGAGCCCAAGCTGTTCCGGAAATGAGGACCAAGAAAAGCCAGATGCAGATTCCTCCAGTCAACTGTTTGATGCTCATCCCTTCCTCCTTGCTCTGTTAACAGTTTGAATGTGGATACGAAACGGTCATATTAATGAGCGCAAAAAGTTGTTTACTTTTTGCGCGCTGCACTCAGCTGCGCGGGAAATAAATTCCCGCTTGCTTTATACGCGAGTCCCGCCATAGGCGGGACTACTAATGGGTGGGAAATGTAAAGAACATTTCCCACCCATTAGAGCATGTGCATTTAAAAAAGGTGAGCAATGCATCCTTATGTAAGGAGGCGCGTCAGGTCATGCACAAGGAGATGGCATTGCTCACCTAAGGCCGATGACTCTTGTGTATGAGCAATAGAAGTGCCAAGATTGAGAAAAATGAAAAAAGTCTGATTTGTCAGTATGTTGGTACTTAGAAAGAAAGGTAAAGGTGGGAATATATGCGAGAGATCAGGCGCATATGGGCAGGTAGCGGTGTTAAGCGTTAAAACAGATGATCAAACAGGGGCCTGTTTCTGTGGATCTCGGATTT
This DNA window, taken from Desulfovermiculus halophilus DSM 18834, encodes the following:
- a CDS encoding outer membrane homotrimeric porin, which encodes MSIKQLTGGICIWLFLVLISGTAWAQDMPDISTYGSFKAVMSFVDNYGFEEGEGDEQMINQELRQYFEYAANENLSATVAYEISSGWGWEGESGFGNDEAGVIEVKRAQLDFAWPNTDVTFNVGLSGWVAPGGPFGTPVLAGDMPGAFMNVPVTDRVSLTAGYIRASDQSRIHDVDDDDLSGDQLDASLLSLPISMDGWNVEPYFIYSWIGENSEPGLDINDFQNWGMGLGTFATQLSNDLDTSTWNTHSDEAEAYWVGLPFGIDLFDPLTIKGQFIYGQVDGDTSAMDRDGYYFDIGVDYAMDMFTPSVYFLYSSGEDDDISDGSETFPTLYSDGYVYPPSGVAIGFNTQFGMRDGDYSMAQYIPHAIWTLGFALKDIQFMDRLEHTLAFAYSQGTHDDEVFTDAMTSDELGVFKDGRFQEFTDEDSVYEITLHNTYNIYENLQAVLEFGYASLDMEEDVWGNDYRDEDVLVSSFGLSYSF